Proteins encoded in a region of the Bubalus bubalis isolate 160015118507 breed Murrah chromosome 9, NDDB_SH_1, whole genome shotgun sequence genome:
- the ICAM3 gene encoding intercellular adhesion molecule 3 isoform X1: MMPSGPPPRVFWTSLIFLLLACCLLPTGAQGQTYQVRVEPKDPVVPFGEPLVVNCSLDCPRPGLISLETALSKELHSRGLGWAAFRLTNVTGDMEILCSGLCNKSQVVGFSNITVYGFPKRVELAPLPLWQPLGEQLNLSCLVFGGAPRDHLTVVLLRREEELGRQPVGKEESAKVTFMVQPRREDHGTNFSCRSELDLRSQGLELFQNTSAPRKLQTFAMPKTAPRLVFPRFWEMETSWPVKCSLDGLFPASEAHIQLALGNQKLNATVASHADTLTATATAKTEQEGTQEIVCNVTLGVENRETRESLVAYSFQGPNLNLSESNATEGTPVTVTCAAGPRVQVMLDGFPAAVPGQPAQLLLKATEMDDKRTFVCNATLKVHGVTLHRNRSVQLRVLYGPTIDRAKCPQRLMWKEKTMHILQCQARGNPKPQLQCLQEGSKFKVPVGIPFLVLLNHSGTYSCQAASSRGTDKMLVMMDVQGRNPVTINIVLGVLAILGLVTLAAASVYVFWVQRQRDIYHLTPRSTRWRLTSTQQVTVAEELS, translated from the exons ATGATGCCCTCAGGGCCACCGCCCAGGGTCTTCTGGACTTCGCTCATCTTTCTGCTTCTTGCCTGCTGTCTGTTGCCCACAG GTGCCCAGGGACAGACCTACCAGGTACGAGTGGAGCCGAAGGACCCAGTGGTGCCTTTTGGAGAGCCCCTCGTGGTAAACTGCAGCTTAGATTGCCCCAGGCCTGGATTAATCTCCCTGGAGACAGCCCTCTCCAAGGAGCTCCACAGCAGGGGCCTGGGCTGGGCAGCCTTCCGTCTCACCAACGTGACTGGTGACATGGAAATTCTCTGCTCTGGCCTCTGCAATAAGTCCCAGGTGGTGGgtttctctaacatcacagtgtATG GGTTCCCAAAGCGTGTGGAGCTGGCACCCCTGCCCCTCTGGCAGCCGTTAGGTGAACAACTCAACCTGAGCTGTCTGGTGTTTGGCGGGGCCCCCCGGGACCACCTCACCGTGGTGCTTCTCCGCCGGGAGGAGGAGCTGGGCCGGCAGCCCGTGGGAAAGGAGGAGTCCGCCAAGGTAACGTTCATGGTGCAGCCGAGAAGAGAGGACCATGGCACCAATTTCTCCTGCCGCTCTGAACTGGACCTGCGGTCCCAAGGACTGGAACTCTTCCAGAACACCTCGGCCCCCAGGAAGCTCCAAACCTTCG CCATGCCCAAGACCGCCCCGCGCCTCGTTTTCCCTCGGTTCTGGGAGATGGAAACCTCCTGGCCTGTTAAGTGCAGCCTGGATGGGCTGTTCCCAGCGTCGGAGGCCCATATTCAACTGGCGCTGGGGAACCAGAAGCTGAATGCCACAGTAGCGAGCCACGCGGACACGCTCACGGCCACAGCCACAGCGAAAACCGAACAGGAGGGCACCCAAGAGATTGTCTGCAACGTAACCTTGGGGGTCGAGAACCGAGAGACCCGGGAGAGCTTGGTTGCCTATA GCTTCCAGGGGCCCAACCTGAACCTGAGTGAGTCTAACGCCACCGAGGGGACCCCAGTGACTGTCACTTGCGCGGCCGGACCCCGAGTCCAGGTCATGCTGGACGGATTTCCAGCCGCGGTACCAGGACAGCCTGCCCAGCTTCTGCTAAAGGCCACCGAGATGGACGACAAGCGCACCTTCGTCTGCAATGCCACCCTCAAGGTGCATGGGGTGACGTTGCACCGTAATAGGAGCGTCCAGCTGCGTGTCCTGT ACGGCCCCACGATTGACAGAGCTAAATGTCCCCAACGCTTGATGTGGAAAGAAAAGACTATGCATATCCTGCAGTGCCAGGCCCGAGGCAACCCGAAGCCCCAGCTACAGTGTCTGCAGGAAGGCTCCAAGTTTAAGGTGCCCGTCGGGATTCCATTCCTTGTCTTGTTAAACCACAGTGGTACCTACAGCTGCCAGGCGGCCAGTTCACGGGGCACGGACAAAATGTTAGTGATGATGGACGTTCAAG GTCGGAACCCGGTCACTATCAACATCGTCCTGGGAGTGTTAGCGATCTTGGGCTTGGTGACTCTCGCTGCAGCCTCAGTGTACGTCTTTTGGGTGCAGAGGCAACGTGACATTTACCACCTGACGCCAAGGAGCACCCGGTGGCGCCTCACGTCTACACAGCAAGTGACTGTGGCAGAGGAGTTATCCTGA
- the ICAM3 gene encoding intercellular adhesion molecule 3 isoform X2, whose amino-acid sequence MMPSGPPPRVFWTSLIFLLLACCLLPTGFPKRVELAPLPLWQPLGEQLNLSCLVFGGAPRDHLTVVLLRREEELGRQPVGKEESAKVTFMVQPRREDHGTNFSCRSELDLRSQGLELFQNTSAPRKLQTFAMPKTAPRLVFPRFWEMETSWPVKCSLDGLFPASEAHIQLALGNQKLNATVASHADTLTATATAKTEQEGTQEIVCNVTLGVENRETRESLVAYSFQGPNLNLSESNATEGTPVTVTCAAGPRVQVMLDGFPAAVPGQPAQLLLKATEMDDKRTFVCNATLKVHGVTLHRNRSVQLRVLYGPTIDRAKCPQRLMWKEKTMHILQCQARGNPKPQLQCLQEGSKFKVPVGIPFLVLLNHSGTYSCQAASSRGTDKMLVMMDVQGRNPVTINIVLGVLAILGLVTLAAASVYVFWVQRQRDIYHLTPRSTRWRLTSTQQVTVAEELS is encoded by the exons ATGATGCCCTCAGGGCCACCGCCCAGGGTCTTCTGGACTTCGCTCATCTTTCTGCTTCTTGCCTGCTGTCTGTTGCCCACAG GGTTCCCAAAGCGTGTGGAGCTGGCACCCCTGCCCCTCTGGCAGCCGTTAGGTGAACAACTCAACCTGAGCTGTCTGGTGTTTGGCGGGGCCCCCCGGGACCACCTCACCGTGGTGCTTCTCCGCCGGGAGGAGGAGCTGGGCCGGCAGCCCGTGGGAAAGGAGGAGTCCGCCAAGGTAACGTTCATGGTGCAGCCGAGAAGAGAGGACCATGGCACCAATTTCTCCTGCCGCTCTGAACTGGACCTGCGGTCCCAAGGACTGGAACTCTTCCAGAACACCTCGGCCCCCAGGAAGCTCCAAACCTTCG CCATGCCCAAGACCGCCCCGCGCCTCGTTTTCCCTCGGTTCTGGGAGATGGAAACCTCCTGGCCTGTTAAGTGCAGCCTGGATGGGCTGTTCCCAGCGTCGGAGGCCCATATTCAACTGGCGCTGGGGAACCAGAAGCTGAATGCCACAGTAGCGAGCCACGCGGACACGCTCACGGCCACAGCCACAGCGAAAACCGAACAGGAGGGCACCCAAGAGATTGTCTGCAACGTAACCTTGGGGGTCGAGAACCGAGAGACCCGGGAGAGCTTGGTTGCCTATA GCTTCCAGGGGCCCAACCTGAACCTGAGTGAGTCTAACGCCACCGAGGGGACCCCAGTGACTGTCACTTGCGCGGCCGGACCCCGAGTCCAGGTCATGCTGGACGGATTTCCAGCCGCGGTACCAGGACAGCCTGCCCAGCTTCTGCTAAAGGCCACCGAGATGGACGACAAGCGCACCTTCGTCTGCAATGCCACCCTCAAGGTGCATGGGGTGACGTTGCACCGTAATAGGAGCGTCCAGCTGCGTGTCCTGT ACGGCCCCACGATTGACAGAGCTAAATGTCCCCAACGCTTGATGTGGAAAGAAAAGACTATGCATATCCTGCAGTGCCAGGCCCGAGGCAACCCGAAGCCCCAGCTACAGTGTCTGCAGGAAGGCTCCAAGTTTAAGGTGCCCGTCGGGATTCCATTCCTTGTCTTGTTAAACCACAGTGGTACCTACAGCTGCCAGGCGGCCAGTTCACGGGGCACGGACAAAATGTTAGTGATGATGGACGTTCAAG GTCGGAACCCGGTCACTATCAACATCGTCCTGGGAGTGTTAGCGATCTTGGGCTTGGTGACTCTCGCTGCAGCCTCAGTGTACGTCTTTTGGGTGCAGAGGCAACGTGACATTTACCACCTGACGCCAAGGAGCACCCGGTGGCGCCTCACGTCTACACAGCAAGTGACTGTGGCAGAGGAGTTATCCTGA